In Stieleria varia, one genomic interval encodes:
- a CDS encoding zinc-binding dehydrogenase, producing MTPFTVEFDSESRTFHRREIPEPSLRPGEILIRVTCCTICGSDLHTYNGRRGAPADCVLGHEIIGEIVQWSGSEAINDFHGKPIRVGQRVTWAMAVGCNECFFCRNNLSQKCESLFKYGHESGGNHQRCSGPTGGLSNYCVLIPGTPLIPVPDSLTDEVAAPANCATATVCAAIRMIKETHAIRDATLLIVGAGMLGLNAIAQVCEAGASQIVIADPSGARADQARAFGATHCIHSGDQSEIESVLKSITNGRGADITMDFAGVKSAVETCIAAVRIGGCVLLAGSVFPSADIPISPEFIVRRILTIRGLHNYLPIDLDSALQFLDRTVDRFPFADLVTNTFSLTEAQAAFDYANKHRPIRVAVKPERKHVSVEV from the coding sequence ATGACGCCATTCACCGTTGAATTTGATTCTGAGAGCCGCACGTTTCATCGACGTGAGATCCCGGAACCTAGCCTGAGACCGGGCGAAATCCTGATCCGGGTCACTTGCTGTACGATATGCGGCAGCGATTTGCACACCTACAACGGTCGCCGCGGTGCGCCAGCGGATTGTGTTCTGGGGCACGAGATCATAGGCGAAATTGTGCAGTGGAGCGGCAGCGAAGCGATCAATGACTTCCACGGCAAACCCATCCGAGTTGGACAACGCGTCACCTGGGCCATGGCCGTGGGTTGCAATGAATGTTTCTTTTGTCGAAACAATTTGAGCCAAAAGTGCGAGTCACTGTTTAAATACGGACACGAAAGCGGTGGGAACCATCAACGATGCAGCGGACCAACGGGCGGACTCAGCAACTACTGCGTGCTGATCCCGGGTACTCCGCTGATCCCGGTTCCCGATTCTCTGACCGATGAAGTCGCTGCTCCCGCAAACTGTGCAACGGCGACCGTTTGCGCAGCAATACGAATGATCAAGGAGACACATGCGATACGCGACGCCACCCTATTGATTGTCGGCGCAGGCATGCTGGGGTTGAACGCGATTGCTCAGGTTTGCGAAGCGGGGGCAAGCCAGATTGTGATTGCAGATCCCAGCGGTGCCCGCGCGGACCAGGCACGAGCGTTTGGTGCCACGCATTGCATTCATTCAGGCGATCAATCGGAGATCGAGTCGGTACTGAAATCGATAACGAATGGGCGTGGAGCGGACATCACGATGGATTTCGCAGGCGTGAAGTCGGCCGTGGAAACCTGCATCGCTGCGGTACGAATAGGCGGCTGCGTTCTCTTGGCGGGCAGCGTGTTTCCCTCTGCTGATATCCCAATCTCACCCGAATTCATCGTTCGTCGAATACTGACCATTCGCGGTCTGCACAACTACCTTCCCATCGACCTGGACAGTGCTTTGCAGTTTCTGGATCGAACAGTCGATCGGTTTCCGTTTGCTGATTTAGTCACAAACACGTTCTCGCTCACGGAAGCACAGGCTGCCTTTGACTACGCAAACAAGCATCGACCAATCCGTGTCGCGGTAAAGCCTGAGAGGAAGCACGTGAGCGTGGAAGTTTGA
- a CDS encoding sulfatase: MKLIAAAFFLAFVICVGCVSSSAAETTRPNILFILTDDQGWPTLGCYGSQQVPTPHLDRLADEGVRFTDAYVMPQCTPTRAALLTGQHTARSGMWHVIPWYGQPWARIQEPAFREQLPREWSTLPKVLRGHGYATGMAGKWHLTNGVDGNYVELKSADAYGFDFVAPRGPGSQNEGDKWVDHLTDSAISFIRERQERPWFFYLSHHTLHGVVSAPAELVKKYREAGAPETGMFNATYLAAIEHLDNSIGRLMAALDEMQQRENTIVVFLSDNGGLGTVFNVGSETLTINRQEFDNAPLRAGKGTPYEGGIRVPCMLRWPAKVAAGQTVSTPIHVTDWMPTLLAAAGCDEGESDYDGVNLIPLLQGERLLERPLFFHMPLYDLRWAATPCAVIREGDWKLIEYFGDSFDRDLHYLPGRKLELFNLRSDLGETTNLASMERVRADAMSAKLHAWLKSIPTPIPTENPHFDPKKQFDETKVKQPWNR, from the coding sequence ATGAAGCTGATTGCTGCTGCGTTTTTCCTTGCCTTCGTAATTTGCGTTGGGTGTGTTTCGTCCAGCGCCGCCGAAACCACGCGTCCCAACATCCTGTTCATTCTCACCGATGACCAGGGCTGGCCCACGCTGGGCTGCTATGGTTCGCAACAGGTGCCGACGCCACATTTGGATCGGCTGGCTGATGAGGGCGTGAGGTTTACGGACGCGTATGTCATGCCGCAATGCACGCCGACCCGCGCGGCGTTGCTGACCGGGCAACACACGGCGCGCAGTGGAATGTGGCATGTCATTCCCTGGTATGGCCAGCCCTGGGCACGGATACAGGAACCCGCCTTTCGCGAGCAATTACCGCGTGAGTGGTCGACGCTGCCGAAAGTGCTGCGCGGGCACGGTTACGCGACCGGGATGGCGGGCAAATGGCATCTCACCAACGGCGTCGATGGCAATTATGTCGAGTTAAAGTCTGCTGACGCTTATGGATTTGACTTCGTCGCCCCACGTGGCCCAGGGTCGCAAAACGAAGGGGACAAATGGGTCGACCATCTCACCGACTCCGCCATCTCATTCATCCGCGAGCGTCAGGAACGGCCGTGGTTTTTCTACCTTTCGCATCACACACTTCACGGCGTCGTTTCCGCTCCAGCGGAACTGGTGAAAAAATATCGTGAAGCCGGCGCGCCGGAGACAGGTATGTTCAACGCCACTTACCTTGCCGCCATCGAGCATCTCGACAACAGCATTGGTCGACTCATGGCGGCGCTCGATGAAATGCAGCAGCGGGAGAACACGATCGTCGTGTTTCTCTCCGACAACGGCGGTCTGGGCACGGTTTTCAATGTCGGCAGCGAAACCTTGACGATCAACCGTCAGGAGTTCGACAACGCACCGCTGCGTGCAGGGAAAGGTACACCTTACGAGGGCGGTATCCGTGTGCCCTGCATGTTGCGTTGGCCGGCGAAGGTGGCGGCTGGCCAAACGGTCTCCACACCCATCCATGTCACCGATTGGATGCCGACCTTGCTCGCTGCGGCGGGTTGTGATGAGGGGGAGTCTGATTACGACGGCGTCAATCTCATCCCGCTGCTGCAGGGCGAGCGACTGCTGGAGCGACCGCTCTTTTTCCACATGCCGCTCTACGATCTCCGCTGGGCCGCCACGCCCTGCGCGGTCATCCGTGAGGGCGATTGGAAACTCATCGAGTACTTCGGCGACTCCTTTGATCGCGACTTGCATTACCTACCCGGACGCAAACTCGAACTTTTTAATCTGCGCAGTGATCTTGGCGAGACGACGAATCTCGCCAGCATGGAACGTGTACGCGCCGACGCCATGAGCGCCAAACTCCATGCGTGGCTGAAATCCATCCCCACGCCCATTCCAACTGAAAACCCGCATTTCGATCCCAAGAAGCAGTTTGACGAGACCAAGGTGAAACAACCGTGGAATCGGTAG
- a CDS encoding sigma-54-dependent transcriptional regulator yields MNEPPKRILIADDEPLYRDTTAELLRDEGYECICVEDANDAIEILEGHSFDLILSDLNMPGNLKLELLKQGRTKYSHIPMIVVTGVPSVPSAIESVRLGIADYLLKPVKFDEMLSAVERAIHSKQIDQSNLLPSTDFTNSSSSTTFPEIIGQSEPMRELLEIVERVAASNTNVLITGESGTGKEVVAKAIHDHSPRANHPIQVIDCTAVPESLFESALFGHIKGSFTGAVKDQEGLLRRCDGGTAFFDEIGELPATSQAKLLRVIQEQTFTPVGESKPVRVDTRFICATNRDLQKEVDAGRFRQDLFYRLAVIPIELAPLRERGDDVVLLAEYFLGQLRAEHSQVTRFSSHALDCFRTYRWPGNIRELRNVIERAVTLARGTEIDVDDLPRQLCENEVSPMPATELSEISRDEALDHADREYLGVLLKKHGGVIASAARQAGLSRQGMNKLLKRHGMHADEYRT; encoded by the coding sequence ATGAACGAACCACCCAAACGCATCCTGATTGCGGACGACGAACCGCTATATCGTGACACGACCGCTGAACTGTTGCGTGACGAAGGTTACGAATGCATTTGTGTCGAAGATGCTAACGATGCAATTGAGATTTTAGAGGGGCATTCGTTCGACCTGATCCTGTCTGACTTGAACATGCCCGGCAATTTGAAGCTGGAACTGTTGAAGCAGGGACGAACGAAGTATTCGCATATTCCGATGATCGTCGTCACCGGTGTGCCGTCGGTCCCAAGTGCAATCGAAAGCGTACGTTTGGGGATCGCGGATTACCTTCTCAAACCGGTCAAGTTCGACGAAATGCTCTCCGCGGTTGAGCGAGCCATCCATTCCAAACAAATAGACCAAAGCAATCTGTTGCCGTCGACGGACTTCACCAACTCGTCCAGTTCCACAACATTCCCCGAGATTATCGGCCAAAGCGAGCCGATGCGTGAGTTGCTGGAGATCGTCGAACGAGTTGCGGCCAGCAATACCAACGTCCTGATCACCGGCGAAAGTGGAACGGGAAAAGAAGTCGTCGCCAAAGCGATACATGATCACAGTCCGCGTGCAAATCACCCGATCCAAGTCATCGATTGCACCGCGGTTCCCGAATCATTGTTTGAGTCGGCGCTGTTCGGACACATCAAAGGTTCGTTTACCGGGGCGGTGAAGGATCAGGAGGGATTGCTGCGTCGATGCGATGGTGGAACCGCATTTTTTGATGAAATTGGTGAGCTTCCTGCGACGTCCCAGGCAAAACTATTGCGTGTGATCCAGGAGCAAACGTTTACTCCGGTCGGCGAGAGCAAACCGGTCCGCGTCGACACACGTTTCATTTGCGCAACCAATCGCGACTTGCAGAAGGAAGTGGACGCCGGTCGATTTCGACAGGATTTGTTCTATCGGTTGGCAGTCATTCCCATCGAATTGGCTCCGCTGCGAGAGCGGGGTGATGATGTGGTTCTGCTGGCCGAATACTTCTTGGGGCAATTGCGCGCCGAGCATAGCCAAGTGACAAGATTCTCGTCCCACGCGCTGGATTGTTTCCGAACCTATCGCTGGCCGGGCAACATTCGCGAACTTCGCAATGTCATCGAGCGGGCCGTCACGCTGGCTCGCGGAACCGAGATCGATGTCGATGACTTGCCGCGACAACTCTGTGAAAATGAAGTCAGCCCGATGCCCGCAACGGAGTTGTCTGAAATCTCACGTGACGAGGCACTCGATCATGCGGATCGAGAATACTTGGGGGTGTTGCTGAAGAAGCATGGTGGAGTGATCGCCAGTGCGGCCCGGCAAGCGGGACTGTCACGCCAAGGGATGAACAAACTGCTCAAGCGTCACGGCATGCACGCAGATGAGTATCGCACGTAA
- a CDS encoding phosphonatase-like hydrolase, whose product MIKLIVFDMAGTTVDEDNVVYKTVRAAINATGYDFTQEQVQTAGAGKEKSQAIRDVLALDGQQHGDDEVAAIFEDFKVRLKQAYADLNVREQPGTSEVFADLRRRGIKVVLNTGYDRLTAEGLVQKIGWVVGTDIDGLVTASDVVNGRPGPEMIHKAMALTGVESCEFVAKIGDSQIDIEEGQNANCGQTFGITTGAQTEAQLWEAHPTAVIHSLKELLPFTE is encoded by the coding sequence ATGATTAAACTCATCGTGTTCGACATGGCTGGCACCACGGTGGATGAAGACAATGTCGTTTACAAAACCGTTCGAGCTGCCATCAACGCGACCGGCTATGATTTCACCCAAGAACAGGTTCAGACGGCGGGTGCGGGAAAGGAAAAATCGCAAGCCATACGCGATGTCCTGGCATTGGATGGTCAGCAACACGGCGACGATGAAGTGGCAGCGATTTTTGAGGACTTCAAAGTCAGATTGAAGCAAGCCTACGCTGATCTGAACGTTCGTGAGCAGCCGGGAACCTCAGAAGTCTTTGCCGATCTGCGTCGACGCGGCATCAAGGTCGTGCTGAACACGGGTTATGACCGCTTGACTGCGGAAGGGCTCGTTCAAAAAATTGGATGGGTTGTCGGCACAGACATTGATGGATTGGTCACCGCCAGTGATGTTGTCAACGGTAGGCCCGGTCCAGAAATGATTCACAAGGCCATGGCATTGACGGGGGTTGAGTCTTGCGAGTTCGTTGCGAAAATCGGTGATTCACAAATCGATATCGAAGAAGGCCAGAATGCGAACTGCGGACAGACGTTCGGAATCACGACCGGTGCGCAAACGGAAGCTCAGTTGTGGGAAGCCCATCCGACGGCCGTGATACACAGCCTGAAAGAATTGCTGCCGTTCACGGAGTAA
- a CDS encoding two-component system sensor histidine kinase NtrB produces MNTSEHTRSQSLPARGDPIAPRFFRAIAEGTVDWESWHSNGGEVLWVNQAVERFTGYSPRECLEMPDYPLPLIAPEDRDWMEIKLRGAAAGTTENNVEFRVLHRDGTMPWMAVSWQPMNDVDGTPLGFRASVRDIIEKRRLRELLRLQNEHLEQLVQERTARVAELEKHRAKMQQLAALGELAAGVAHEINNPLAGIRNSLLLIKRNLSTDIKHFDKFDLIDREIDRISGITHQMYQLYRPSQQQSTQFSLRQTMDEVISLSQPLARKQKVDVAVDFVSLESANELESDQVTLREGELKQVLLNLVHNAIQASAAGQSVEVNIRTMKRFVNIEVVDQGYGIAPEHLQQIFDPFFSTKTEKVGEGMGLGLSVTRSLVEAMKGTIEVQSKVNKGTRFKLTLPRCLK; encoded by the coding sequence ATGAACACTTCTGAACACACTCGATCACAGAGTTTGCCTGCTCGGGGTGATCCGATCGCCCCGAGATTTTTCCGCGCAATCGCTGAAGGGACCGTTGACTGGGAAAGTTGGCATTCCAATGGTGGCGAAGTGTTGTGGGTCAACCAAGCGGTGGAGCGCTTCACCGGTTACTCGCCCCGTGAGTGCTTGGAGATGCCCGACTACCCGTTGCCGTTGATCGCACCGGAGGATCGCGACTGGATGGAAATTAAGTTGCGGGGGGCCGCGGCCGGTACGACGGAAAACAATGTGGAGTTCCGCGTGTTGCATCGCGATGGCACGATGCCTTGGATGGCGGTTTCCTGGCAACCGATGAACGATGTCGACGGGACGCCTCTGGGGTTTCGCGCGAGCGTTCGCGATATCATTGAAAAACGTCGGCTGCGTGAGTTGCTTCGTCTGCAGAACGAACACTTGGAACAATTGGTCCAGGAACGCACTGCTCGCGTCGCGGAGTTGGAGAAACACCGCGCCAAGATGCAGCAGTTGGCGGCGCTCGGCGAGTTGGCGGCCGGCGTGGCTCATGAGATCAACAATCCACTGGCCGGGATTAGAAATTCATTATTGCTGATCAAACGAAATCTCTCGACAGACATCAAGCATTTCGACAAGTTCGACTTGATTGACCGCGAGATTGATCGCATCAGTGGCATCACGCACCAGATGTATCAGCTCTATCGACCCAGCCAACAACAATCCACGCAGTTTTCGCTGCGCCAAACGATGGACGAGGTGATCTCGTTGTCCCAACCACTGGCTCGAAAACAGAAAGTCGATGTCGCGGTAGATTTCGTATCGCTAGAATCGGCGAACGAGCTGGAATCGGACCAAGTGACGCTACGTGAGGGAGAGCTGAAACAAGTCCTGCTCAATTTGGTGCACAACGCGATTCAGGCTTCGGCCGCTGGTCAGAGCGTTGAAGTGAACATCAGGACGATGAAGCGTTTCGTGAACATAGAAGTCGTTGACCAAGGTTACGGAATCGCGCCGGAGCACCTCCAGCAGATCTTTGATCCGTTCTTCAGCACCAAGACCGAGAAAGTCGGCGAAGGCATGGGGCTGGGATTGTCAGTGACCCGTAGCTTGGTCGAAGCGATGAAAGGGACGATTGAGGTGCAGAGCAAGGTCAACAAAGGAACACGATTCAAATTGACTTTGCCACGTTGTTTGAAGTGA
- a CDS encoding TIGR03364 family FAD-dependent oxidoreductase, with the protein MKADDEQTDLLVIGGGVLGAFHAYHGLQQGRSVTLLERNAAPKSATVRNFGQVVPSGMDPHWQQFGIESLRIYKAIQSQFDISVRQLGSIYIASNDEELALIEELAAINLENGYASELWTVQQCRDRYPQLRADYCVGGLFFPDEVSVNPRMMIHRLHQYLLQTPQFRSCFQTAVCDLSTNQDGRVTATCTDGRTFVAKKVVVCSGSEFQTLYPQLFAASDLVAVKLQMLKLRSQPDATLPGNVLTGLSIRRYECFAQCPSWNEIKSREPEDDFSKRWGVHILFKQEAEGGIILGDSHEYSPASQIDELDFEIRQEINQYFITEGKKIFDLPSWDIEASWAGVYCQTKHPSGIFTRTIDDNIHIVTGIGGKGMTSSAGFAKHHLQELYHD; encoded by the coding sequence TTGAAAGCTGACGACGAACAAACGGATTTACTTGTGATTGGCGGCGGAGTCCTGGGAGCGTTTCACGCCTATCACGGTCTCCAACAAGGCCGGAGCGTCACACTGCTGGAGCGGAATGCCGCTCCGAAGTCGGCAACCGTGCGGAATTTTGGGCAGGTCGTGCCTTCTGGAATGGATCCGCACTGGCAGCAGTTTGGCATTGAAAGCTTGAGGATCTACAAGGCCATTCAGTCGCAGTTTGATATTTCTGTGCGGCAGTTGGGAAGCATCTACATTGCATCCAACGACGAAGAACTCGCTTTGATTGAAGAGCTGGCGGCGATCAATCTAGAAAATGGCTATGCTTCTGAGCTTTGGACCGTTCAACAGTGTCGAGACCGCTATCCGCAGCTTCGCGCTGACTACTGCGTCGGCGGACTTTTTTTTCCGGACGAAGTGTCCGTCAATCCAAGGATGATGATTCACCGGTTGCACCAGTATTTGCTGCAGACGCCGCAGTTTCGCAGTTGCTTTCAAACGGCGGTTTGTGATCTCAGTACAAATCAGGACGGCCGTGTCACAGCGACATGTACCGATGGGCGAACGTTTGTTGCAAAGAAAGTTGTTGTTTGTAGCGGCAGTGAGTTCCAGACGTTATATCCTCAACTGTTCGCCGCCAGCGACCTGGTTGCGGTCAAGCTGCAAATGCTGAAACTGAGGTCGCAACCAGATGCTACTTTGCCGGGAAATGTTTTGACCGGTCTTTCGATCCGCCGGTACGAATGCTTTGCGCAATGTCCGTCTTGGAATGAGATCAAATCGCGCGAACCCGAAGATGATTTTTCAAAACGCTGGGGCGTGCATATTCTGTTCAAACAGGAAGCCGAGGGCGGAATCATCCTGGGAGATTCTCACGAGTATTCGCCAGCTAGCCAGATCGATGAACTTGACTTTGAAATCCGCCAGGAGATCAATCAGTATTTCATCACCGAAGGAAAGAAGATTTTTGATTTGCCGTCGTGGGACATTGAAGCTTCCTGGGCGGGTGTCTACTGTCAGACCAAACACCCATCGGGGATTTTCACTCGCACCATCGATGACAACATTCACATCGTCACAGGCATCGGTGGCAAGGGCATGACCAGCAGCGCCGGATTTGCTAAGCACCATCTTCAGGAGCTCTACCATGATTAA
- a CDS encoding DUF5690 family protein, which translates to MQLNDNWVRERLSHARPAAFSVYCIIAAFGTYFCMYAFRKPFTAATYEDTVWLGIAFKTVLVTSQVAGYMLSKFLGIKFVSELPPRYRAVAILILIGIAELALLLFALTPAPWNFIWLFVNGLPLGVIFGLVIGYLEGRQLTESLSAGLCASFIMASGFVKSVGRSLIQDHGVDTYWMPFLTGLIFVVPLLFFVWMLSQIPPPSAEDEDLRSKRAPMRKADRAAFFQRHAFGLVGLLLIYVLLTIVRSIRDDFAVEIWQGLGVNDQPDVFARSEFWVMLGVVVINGLTILIRNNRVAFLSSVGLLCVGFAIVLGSIYGQRAGWLSPMSFMVLLGFGMYIPYVAFHTTVFERMLAAFREIGTIGYLLYLADALGYLAYVGVMLFKNSASDNVNFLELMIWASVGISVFSTVVAGVLVVHFHRRLKESCVES; encoded by the coding sequence ATGCAACTCAACGACAACTGGGTACGCGAGCGACTTTCCCATGCACGGCCAGCGGCGTTCTCGGTCTACTGCATCATTGCCGCGTTCGGCACCTATTTTTGCATGTACGCGTTTCGCAAGCCATTTACCGCTGCGACGTACGAGGATACCGTTTGGCTGGGCATTGCCTTCAAGACAGTGCTCGTCACCTCTCAAGTTGCCGGCTACATGCTGTCGAAATTTCTTGGCATCAAGTTTGTTTCCGAATTGCCGCCAAGATATCGCGCGGTAGCGATTCTGATCTTGATCGGGATTGCCGAACTGGCACTGCTGTTGTTTGCCCTCACCCCAGCGCCGTGGAACTTTATTTGGCTGTTCGTGAACGGTTTGCCGTTGGGAGTCATCTTTGGCTTAGTGATCGGCTATCTGGAGGGCCGTCAGCTCACGGAGTCGCTGTCTGCGGGATTGTGCGCAAGTTTTATCATGGCGTCCGGATTCGTGAAGTCTGTCGGTCGCAGTCTGATCCAGGATCATGGCGTCGACACCTACTGGATGCCGTTCCTGACGGGTTTGATCTTTGTGGTCCCATTGCTGTTCTTTGTCTGGATGCTAAGTCAGATTCCTCCACCGTCTGCAGAAGATGAGGACCTGCGGTCAAAACGAGCCCCGATGAGGAAAGCGGATCGTGCGGCATTTTTTCAGCGACATGCATTCGGGCTCGTTGGGCTGTTGTTGATTTACGTGTTGTTGACGATTGTTCGCAGCATTCGCGACGACTTTGCTGTGGAAATCTGGCAGGGCCTGGGCGTGAATGATCAACCAGACGTTTTTGCTCGATCAGAGTTCTGGGTCATGCTGGGCGTTGTGGTGATCAATGGGCTGACGATCCTGATTCGCAACAATCGAGTAGCCTTCTTGTCGTCCGTGGGGCTGCTGTGTGTCGGGTTTGCGATCGTGCTGGGTTCCATTTATGGCCAGCGTGCCGGATGGCTATCGCCGATGTCGTTCATGGTTCTGTTGGGATTTGGAATGTACATTCCGTACGTTGCATTTCACACAACCGTGTTCGAGCGAATGCTGGCGGCATTTCGTGAAATCGGCACCATTGGCTACCTGCTGTATCTGGCTGACGCGCTCGGTTATCTTGCGTACGTGGGAGTGATGCTGTTCAAGAATTCGGCCTCTGACAACGTCAACTTTCTGGAGTTGATGATTTGGGCGTCGGTCGGGATTTCAGTGTTCTCGACCGTCGTGGCCGGAGTCTTGGTGGTCCATTTCCATCGCCGACTTAAGGAGTCTTGTGTTGAAAGCTGA
- a CDS encoding sulfatase family protein, with translation MSKLSLLSLAAIFFVALNSTAWSAQTGPPNVLIIMADDCTYNDLPLYGGRNAKTPNLDQLAQSGLTFNRAFLAAAMCQPCRAELYSGRYPMSNGCTWNHSASLNDLETMPQLLGKLGYRVGIAGKVHVGPPKTFPFESVDGFDGNCVRDPTKAHEIAAAANFMTRSDDPFCLVVALVEPHVPWVMGDASAYPPNKIDLPQNIADTAETRRAFGRYLAEITYMDGQVGELLQTLELSGKSEDTLVLFTSEQGSQFPGNKWTNYNTGVHTALIARWPGVIEPGNRTDALVQYADVLPTLLDVAGSKPTEHGLDGSSFLNVLKGQTNEHRKFVYGVHNNVPEGPPYPIRSITDGQYHYIRNLTPENLYIEKHLMGINGNGKLNNLYWQTWVFESWNNEEAYRLIQRYQHRPAEELYDLQSDPHEMNNLIGSESLAVKKGELSAELDRWLIEQGDPGIDQDTHETHKAAKSGQHRYRTKAAQKPTAGR, from the coding sequence ATGTCAAAACTGTCCCTGTTGTCGTTGGCCGCGATATTCTTCGTCGCCTTGAATTCCACGGCTTGGAGTGCTCAGACGGGGCCGCCCAACGTGTTGATCATCATGGCGGACGACTGCACCTACAACGATTTACCGTTGTACGGTGGCCGCAATGCCAAGACGCCGAATCTTGATCAACTGGCACAGTCGGGACTGACCTTCAACCGAGCTTTCCTCGCCGCCGCGATGTGTCAGCCGTGCCGCGCGGAGCTCTACAGCGGACGCTACCCGATGAGCAACGGCTGCACGTGGAATCATTCGGCGAGTTTGAATGATCTGGAAACGATGCCGCAATTGCTGGGCAAGCTTGGTTACCGAGTGGGGATCGCGGGCAAAGTCCACGTCGGGCCGCCGAAAACCTTTCCGTTTGAATCCGTGGACGGCTTTGACGGAAATTGTGTTCGGGATCCCACCAAAGCACACGAGATTGCTGCGGCTGCGAATTTCATGACACGCAGTGACGATCCGTTCTGTCTCGTCGTTGCCCTCGTGGAGCCACACGTTCCATGGGTGATGGGTGATGCCTCCGCCTATCCGCCCAACAAAATCGACCTGCCACAGAATATCGCCGACACAGCGGAAACACGACGCGCGTTCGGTCGTTATCTCGCAGAGATCACCTACATGGACGGTCAAGTCGGTGAGCTGCTCCAAACGCTGGAGCTTTCGGGTAAGTCAGAAGATACGCTCGTACTGTTCACTTCCGAACAAGGGTCCCAGTTTCCCGGCAACAAGTGGACCAACTACAACACCGGTGTCCACACCGCGCTGATCGCACGCTGGCCAGGCGTGATTGAACCAGGAAACCGAACCGACGCTTTGGTCCAGTATGCCGATGTGCTGCCGACGTTGCTGGACGTGGCCGGCTCGAAACCGACGGAACATGGACTGGATGGATCGAGTTTCCTCAATGTGCTGAAGGGGCAAACGAACGAGCATCGCAAGTTCGTTTATGGCGTCCACAACAATGTTCCCGAAGGACCCCCGTATCCGATCCGCAGCATCACGGACGGCCAGTATCACTACATCCGCAACCTGACGCCGGAGAACCTGTACATCGAAAAACACTTGATGGGGATCAATGGCAACGGCAAGTTGAACAACCTGTACTGGCAAACTTGGGTGTTCGAATCATGGAACAACGAAGAAGCCTATCGATTGATTCAACGCTATCAGCATCGCCCCGCCGAAGAACTTTACGACTTGCAATCAGATCCACACGAGATGAACAATCTGATCGGCAGTGAATCCCTTGCGGTCAAGAAAGGCGAATTGAGCGCGGAGCTGGATCGATGGTTGATCGAGCAAGGCGATCCAGGCATCGACCAGGACACCCACGAGACCCACAAAGCCGCCAAGTCGGGCCAGCACCGTTATCGAACAAAGGCGGCACAAAAACCGACCGCAGGCCGGTGA